One segment of Methanoculleus taiwanensis DNA contains the following:
- a CDS encoding mechanosensitive ion channel family protein — protein MAEILSPDITGLPLKEIDFGTALFIVYVIVVAYILVRIVPALLRRLADRPGERRLSVTMLIPLVKIVVYIAVIILILQALVEPSLSQVVAFAGFFGAGLGFGLKDVFADIVGGLVISFERPYQIGDKISIQGNYGEVVDIGLRSTRIVTPDDSLVSIPNYVIFSEATSSSNAGKAEMMVVVDVYIDHRSDAVAAMAILKDAVRTSKYVYISPSRPYTVLLEDFPFYKRVRAKAYASDLRYEFEFSSEVTRRAWTEMKRQGIAPPEVYPAELGTREQE, from the coding sequence ATGGCCGAGATACTCTCTCCCGATATCACCGGGCTGCCACTGAAGGAGATCGATTTCGGGACGGCGCTCTTCATCGTCTACGTCATCGTCGTCGCGTACATACTCGTCCGGATTGTACCCGCCCTCCTCCGAAGGCTCGCCGACCGGCCGGGAGAACGGCGGCTCTCGGTCACGATGCTGATCCCGCTCGTCAAGATCGTTGTCTACATCGCAGTCATCATTCTCATCCTCCAGGCCCTCGTCGAACCGTCGCTCTCCCAGGTCGTCGCGTTTGCCGGGTTCTTCGGGGCGGGACTCGGGTTCGGGCTGAAAGACGTCTTTGCCGATATCGTCGGGGGGCTTGTCATCTCCTTCGAGCGCCCCTACCAGATCGGCGACAAGATCTCGATCCAGGGCAACTACGGTGAGGTGGTGGATATCGGCCTTCGGTCGACCCGTATCGTCACGCCCGACGACTCACTGGTTTCCATACCGAACTATGTCATCTTCAGTGAAGCGACCTCGAGCAGCAACGCAGGGAAAGCCGAGATGATGGTCGTGGTCGACGTGTATATCGACCACCGGAGCGATGCCGTCGCCGCCATGGCAATTCTCAAAGATGCCGTGCGGACTTCGAAGTATGTCTACATCTCCCCCTCGCGTCCCTACACGGTTCTCCTCGAAGATTTTCCCTTCTACAAGCGTGTCCGTGCGAAAGCCTACGCGAGCGATCTCCGCTACGAGTTCGAGTTTTCGTCGGAGGTGACGAGGCGTGCATGGACCGAGATGAAGCGGCAGGGGATCGCCCCGCCGGAGGTCTACCCGGCGGAACTCGGGACCCGCGAGCAGGAGTGA
- a CDS encoding RNA recognition motif domain-containing protein codes for MESNKLYVGNLTYSVNEEQLNELFSQYGEVKEVRVIERKGFGFVEMGSPEEAEKAKEALNETVYEGRTLRIDEARPQQPRREFRGF; via the coding sequence ATGGAAAGCAATAAGCTGTACGTTGGAAACCTTACCTATTCGGTAAATGAAGAACAGTTAAACGAACTCTTTTCCCAGTACGGGGAAGTCAAAGAAGTCAGAGTCATCGAACGCAAAGGCTTTGGATTCGTCGAGATGGGAAGCCCCGAAGAGGCTGAGAAAGCAAAAGAGGCGCTGAACGAAACCGTTTACGAAGGCCGTACCTTACGGATCGACGAAGCGCGTCCCCAGCAGCCGCGAAGAGAGTTTCGTGGGTTCTAA
- the eif1A gene encoding translation initiation factor eIF-1A, whose translation MTEKKGQSESTEIVRVRLPKKRNREIFARAELMLGSNHIRVRCEDGVTRMGRIKGKIKKRLWIREGDLLIVVPWDFQDEKCDIIYRYIRPQVEWLQKNNYLSK comes from the coding sequence CTGACAGAGAAGAAAGGCCAGAGCGAGAGTACGGAGATCGTTCGGGTACGGCTGCCGAAGAAGCGGAACAGAGAGATCTTCGCCCGTGCCGAACTCATGCTTGGATCCAACCATATCCGTGTGCGGTGCGAAGACGGCGTCACCCGCATGGGAAGAATCAAGGGCAAGATCAAGAAGAGACTCTGGATACGAGAAGGCGATCTTCTCATCGTCGTCCCCTGGGATTTCCAGGACGAGAAGTGCGATATCATCTATCGATATATCCGGCCGCAGGTCGAGTGGCTGCAGAAGAACAACTATTTAAGCAAATAA
- a CDS encoding DUF134 domain-containing protein gives MSPEGNGCCRKQRGRPRVRRTIAREGTYRCFAPLCPADEHEGGTVMLLPEEVEVLRLIDLEGLDQEQAAALLGVSRKTAWRDLHEARRKVADALLNGKTLGIAGCARRGCDTCPHEDGGGDLP, from the coding sequence ATGTCGCCGGAGGGAAACGGATGCTGCCGGAAACAGCGCGGGAGGCCGCGCGTACGTCGGACGATCGCACGCGAAGGCACTTATCGCTGCTTTGCTCCGCTCTGCCCTGCAGACGAGCATGAGGGCGGGACGGTGATGCTGCTCCCCGAGGAGGTTGAGGTGCTGCGGCTCATCGATCTCGAGGGTCTCGACCAGGAACAGGCAGCTGCCCTGCTTGGTGTCTCCCGCAAGACGGCGTGGCGGGATCTGCACGAAGCCCGGCGGAAGGTCGCCGATGCCCTGCTGAACGGAAAGACCCTCGGAATCGCCGGATGTGCCCGTCGGGGATGCGACACCTGTCCGCACGAAGACGGGGGCGGGGATCTCCCGTAG
- a CDS encoding ATP-binding protein: protein MIRLAVISGKGGTGKTMVTAALADISRKTQVLADCDVDASNLELLFAPRRISTEPFMGLEVPRIDPEYCRDCGICADRCRFGAIVRRDDAWQIDAMHCEGCGACAHACPMGAITMEPRVCGEIYTSETERGRLAHARLNPGAGTSGLLVHEVKKRANRMADGCDLLLVDGPPGIGCPLISTISGMDAVLIVTEPSISALHDLKRLVTVCRRFDVDIFVAVNRFDLAEQITQEIQAYCDAEGLTVVGRIPFDPLVVQAVRNNRPVTRMDSPAAKAIGELSENLFSELRRA, encoded by the coding sequence ATGATCCGGCTTGCCGTGATCAGCGGGAAGGGCGGCACCGGGAAGACGATGGTGACGGCCGCTCTCGCGGATATCAGCCGGAAGACCCAGGTGCTCGCCGACTGCGATGTGGATGCCTCCAACCTCGAACTGCTCTTTGCGCCCCGGCGGATCAGTACGGAGCCCTTTATGGGGCTCGAAGTGCCCCGGATAGATCCGGAGTACTGCCGTGACTGCGGGATCTGTGCGGACCGGTGCAGGTTCGGCGCAATCGTGCGCAGGGACGATGCCTGGCAGATCGACGCCATGCACTGCGAGGGGTGCGGTGCCTGTGCACACGCGTGTCCCATGGGGGCGATTACCATGGAACCCCGGGTCTGCGGGGAGATCTACACCTCGGAGACGGAACGCGGACGCCTGGCGCATGCCCGGCTGAACCCCGGGGCGGGGACTTCAGGGCTGCTCGTGCATGAGGTTAAAAAACGTGCGAACAGGATGGCAGACGGGTGCGATCTCCTGCTCGTCGACGGGCCACCGGGAATTGGGTGCCCGCTGATCTCGACGATCAGCGGGATGGATGCGGTGCTCATCGTCACCGAGCCGAGCATCTCCGCACTGCACGATCTTAAGCGGCTGGTGACGGTCTGCCGCCGATTCGACGTCGATATCTTCGTCGCGGTCAACCGGTTCGATCTCGCGGAGCAGATCACGCAGGAGATACAGGCGTACTGCGATGCCGAGGGACTGACTGTGGTGGGCCGGATCCCGTTCGACCCGCTGGTGGTACAGGCCGTCAGGAACAACCGGCCGGTGACCCGCATGGATTCTCCTGCAGCGAAAGCCATCGGAGAACTGAGCGAGAACCTCTTCTCGGAACTGAGGAGAGCGTAA
- a CDS encoding nucleotide-binding protein gives MKIVVASGKGGTGKSTVTANLGYSLSLIRDVAVVDCDVEEPNLHLFFPSASTDLPVTVTVPEIDSGRCTFCGECGKFCRYGALSVLKDTVLVFPELCHSCGGCTFVCPQGAIREIRRPIGFVRCSRPLPALNLISGFLREGEVQAPQVIHMAKLLAEGHPLILYDSSPGIACPVIETMEGSDVCILVTESTPFGLHDLRLAAEVAERLSLPSGVVINRSDGKDEMITEFCREHGLPVLMTIPFDREIAAVQNAGGLISRDLPGWSERFTDLFGKVSELAGVKV, from the coding sequence ATGAAGATCGTCGTTGCCAGTGGGAAGGGGGGCACCGGCAAGAGCACTGTGACGGCAAACCTTGGGTACTCGCTCTCGTTGATACGCGATGTGGCGGTCGTCGACTGCGATGTAGAGGAGCCGAACCTCCACCTCTTCTTCCCGTCGGCTTCGACGGATCTGCCGGTTACCGTCACCGTCCCCGAGATCGATTCCGGGCGCTGCACGTTCTGCGGTGAATGCGGGAAGTTCTGCCGTTACGGTGCACTGAGCGTGCTTAAGGACACGGTTCTCGTCTTCCCCGAACTCTGCCACTCCTGCGGCGGATGCACGTTCGTCTGCCCGCAAGGTGCAATACGGGAGATCCGGCGCCCAATCGGTTTTGTCCGGTGTTCCCGGCCTCTTCCTGCACTGAACCTCATCAGCGGGTTTTTACGCGAAGGCGAGGTGCAGGCGCCGCAGGTGATACACATGGCTAAACTGCTGGCGGAAGGTCACCCGCTTATTCTGTACGACTCCTCGCCGGGCATTGCCTGCCCGGTCATCGAAACAATGGAGGGGTCGGACGTCTGCATTCTCGTTACCGAGTCGACGCCATTCGGCCTGCACGACCTTCGCCTGGCCGCGGAGGTGGCGGAAAGGCTCAGTCTCCCGTCGGGAGTCGTGATCAACCGGAGTGACGGGAAGGACGAGATGATTACGGAGTTCTGCCGGGAGCATGGACTGCCGGTTCTCATGACGATCCCCTTCGACCGCGAGATCGCCGCTGTCCAGAATGCCGGCGGCCTGATAAGTCGTGATCTGCCTGGCTGGAGTGAGCGTTTCACCGACCTCTTTGGGAAGGTCTCGGAACTTGCCGGGGTGAAGGTATGA
- a CDS encoding NifB/NifX family molybdenum-iron cluster-binding protein, which produces MKVCVTARASGTEAPAEERFGRAPYFVFVDTETGESQSVANGFADAAGGVGPRAVQLVADNGAEVLITGQMGGNAAKALQTSGIKGYTYRKGGSVADALEQYAAGTLQPLL; this is translated from the coding sequence ATGAAAGTATGTGTTACAGCACGTGCCTCCGGCACGGAAGCCCCGGCAGAAGAGCGATTCGGACGAGCACCCTACTTTGTCTTCGTCGACACGGAGACCGGTGAGTCGCAGAGTGTAGCGAACGGTTTTGCTGATGCGGCAGGCGGTGTCGGTCCGAGAGCGGTGCAGCTCGTCGCCGATAACGGAGCAGAAGTCCTAATCACCGGGCAGATGGGTGGAAACGCTGCGAAAGCGTTGCAGACGTCCGGCATCAAAGGCTATACCTACCGCAAAGGCGGTAGTGTGGCGGATGCGCTGGAGCAGTACGCCGCCGGGACCCTTCAGCCGCTGCTGTGA
- a CDS encoding NifB/NifX family molybdenum-iron cluster-binding protein — MKIAIAKDGNQVSEHFGHCEGYAMYRVENSIIFKEDDLASPGHEPGRLPVFLSENGVNLVIAGGMGPRAVELFAANGIEVLLGVGGPIDFVAQEYIAGRLTAGDSSCHHGHESCDGTH, encoded by the coding sequence ATGAAGATAGCAATCGCCAAAGACGGGAATCAGGTCTCCGAGCATTTCGGACACTGTGAAGGGTACGCAATGTACCGCGTCGAGAACTCGATCATATTCAAAGAGGACGACCTTGCAAGCCCCGGACACGAGCCCGGACGGCTTCCGGTATTCCTGAGTGAAAACGGGGTCAACCTCGTGATTGCGGGCGGCATGGGTCCTCGAGCCGTCGAGCTCTTTGCAGCGAACGGCATCGAGGTGCTCCTCGGTGTCGGCGGACCGATCGACTTCGTCGCACAGGAGTATATCGCAGGCCGCCTCACGGCGGGTGACAGTTCGTGCCACCACGGGCACGAGAGCTGCGACGGAACGCACTAA
- a CDS encoding DUF5320 domain-containing protein: MPGFDGTGPRGMGAMTGRRLGRCVPAQVQAGSEQNADAQAAQVYGLGRGGMPCGCGRGFSGGRRRRV; encoded by the coding sequence ATGCCTGGATTTGATGGAACAGGACCCCGGGGAATGGGGGCAATGACAGGACGGCGTCTGGGACGGTGCGTGCCGGCTCAGGTACAGGCCGGAAGCGAACAGAACGCCGACGCACAGGCGGCCCAGGTATACGGTCTTGGCCGCGGCGGCATGCCATGCGGCTGCGGCAGAGGCTTTTCCGGCGGACGACGGCGGAGAGTGTGA
- a CDS encoding EFR1 family ferrodoxin (N-terminal region resembles flavodoxins. C-terminal ferrodoxin region binds two 4Fe-4S clusters.): protein MDDLPDCGAASRCRLKTSIYYFTGTGNSLAAAKRVAAELENADLIPIASLRNTTGRISPQADRVGIVCPVYDCGVPVMVAEFAERLDLSRTGYVFAIVTMGGMGVSALHQLNGIIRERQGRGLDAGFAVGMPGNFPPLYRPASGKKRDEILAAADKRLGDIAGVIGSGTAAPPGFAPISLLAKAITYGRFARNVHGGDKDFSVSDACTGCGTCAKVCPAGNITLERGRPVWNHRCELCCACLHFCPIEAIQLHVMRGTEKRGRYRHPDLRVADMQAQRGNEA, encoded by the coding sequence ATGGACGACCTTCCCGACTGCGGTGCCGCCAGCAGGTGCCGCCTGAAGACCAGTATCTACTACTTCACCGGCACCGGCAATTCGCTTGCAGCAGCAAAACGGGTTGCGGCGGAGCTCGAGAATGCGGATCTCATCCCGATAGCGTCGCTGAGAAATACCACGGGCAGGATCAGCCCGCAGGCGGACCGGGTCGGGATCGTCTGCCCTGTATATGACTGCGGTGTGCCGGTCATGGTCGCAGAGTTCGCCGAAAGACTCGACCTCTCGCGTACCGGATACGTCTTTGCGATCGTTACGATGGGCGGCATGGGCGTCTCGGCCCTCCACCAGCTGAACGGGATTATTCGGGAACGGCAGGGTAGAGGACTTGATGCCGGATTTGCGGTCGGGATGCCCGGAAACTTCCCACCGCTCTATCGCCCGGCGTCGGGAAAAAAACGCGACGAGATCCTTGCCGCGGCGGACAAAAGGCTTGGGGATATAGCAGGGGTGATCGGCAGCGGCACGGCCGCTCCGCCGGGATTCGCACCGATCTCTCTGCTCGCGAAGGCCATAACGTATGGTCGGTTTGCACGGAATGTTCACGGGGGGGACAAAGACTTCTCAGTATCGGACGCCTGCACCGGTTGCGGCACCTGCGCAAAGGTCTGCCCGGCGGGAAATATCACGCTCGAACGCGGCCGCCCGGTCTGGAACCACCGCTGCGAACTCTGCTGCGCCTGTCTCCACTTCTGCCCGATCGAGGCAATCCAGCTCCACGTCATGCGGGGCACAGAAAAACGGGGGCGGTACCGGCACCCGGACCTGAGGGTCGCGGACATGCAGGCCCAGCGGGGGAACGAAGCCTAG
- a CDS encoding MBL fold metallo-hydrolase has product MFIQQFFIPGIAHSSYLIGAGSTCAIVDPARDVGRYLNAARDLNLTITHVLETHLHADFVSGHMDLADITGAGIYAPESGNCEFEHVPVSDSTRFEIEDILFEVRDTPGHTPDGVTYVISDRSRGDDPVAIFPGDTLFVGDVGRPDLFPGRARELAGILYDNLHAKILTLPDSCMVFPSHGAGSLCGRAMGAMRFSTLGYERKYNQALTIADREEFIRSLTEDMPPAPDHFSRCSEINRRGPPLTRTLPEIHPMSPEEFRVRAEQDDTIVLTVGDYTAFGGQHIPRSYHIDIASNFSTFAGWTLPPDRDILLVADNPAQCRDAVTMLRRVGLDRTVGYLEGGTHAWVMAGCATDYVPLISPVQTRAMIEGGAVQVIDVRSPAEYLEGHVKGAINIPAPDLRTRFTDLNPDQPIIVMCRTGHRSSLACSLLKQKGFTRVYNAAGGITGHRAAGYT; this is encoded by the coding sequence ATGTTCATTCAACAATTTTTCATTCCTGGGATCGCGCACAGCTCCTATCTCATCGGAGCTGGCAGCACATGTGCAATCGTCGATCCGGCACGGGATGTCGGGAGATACCTCAATGCCGCAAGAGATCTCAATCTCACGATCACGCATGTCCTGGAGACGCATCTCCACGCTGATTTCGTGTCCGGGCATATGGATCTCGCCGATATCACAGGAGCCGGGATATACGCACCGGAATCGGGGAACTGTGAGTTCGAACACGTTCCGGTTTCGGATAGCACCCGATTCGAGATCGAGGATATCCTCTTTGAGGTCCGGGACACCCCCGGGCATACTCCGGACGGTGTGACCTATGTCATCTCGGATCGCTCCAGGGGGGATGATCCGGTTGCCATATTCCCCGGAGACACCCTGTTTGTCGGTGATGTGGGGCGGCCTGACCTCTTCCCCGGGAGAGCCCGCGAACTTGCAGGCATTCTGTATGACAACCTCCACGCAAAGATCCTCACCCTGCCCGACTCCTGCATGGTATTCCCCTCCCACGGTGCGGGTTCCCTCTGCGGCAGGGCAATGGGTGCGATGCGGTTCTCCACCCTCGGCTACGAGCGGAAGTACAACCAGGCTCTGACCATCGCCGACCGAGAAGAGTTCATCCGGTCCCTTACCGAGGATATGCCGCCGGCACCCGATCACTTCAGCAGATGCAGCGAGATCAACCGCCGGGGTCCCCCGCTCACCCGCACGCTCCCCGAGATCCACCCTATGAGCCCGGAAGAGTTCAGGGTCAGGGCGGAACAGGACGACACCATTGTGCTCACGGTCGGCGATTACACGGCGTTCGGAGGGCAGCACATTCCCCGAAGCTACCACATCGATATCGCCAGCAACTTCTCCACGTTTGCAGGATGGACACTCCCACCCGACAGAGACATTCTGCTCGTTGCCGACAATCCCGCACAGTGTCGCGACGCAGTCACCATGCTCCGCCGGGTCGGACTTGACCGGACCGTCGGCTACCTCGAGGGAGGGACCCATGCCTGGGTCATGGCCGGATGCGCCACCGATTACGTCCCCCTGATCTCACCCGTACAGACCCGCGCCATGATAGAGGGCGGGGCGGTACAGGTCATTGATGTGCGATCCCCGGCGGAGTATCTCGAGGGACATGTCAAGGGGGCTATCAATATCCCTGCGCCCGACCTGAGAACACGGTTCACCGACCTCAATCCCGACCAGCCCATCATCGTGATGTGCAGGACGGGGCACCGGTCGAGCCTGGCATGCAGCCTCCTCAAACAGAAGGGATTTACCAGGGTATACAACGCAGCTGGCGGGATTACCGGGCATCGTGCGGCAGGATACACCTGA
- a CDS encoding YeeE/YedE thiosulfate transporter family protein, with amino-acid sequence MDWTPYLAGLGIGILSWFTFLLSGRPLGCSTAYARTSAMIERAIRGDSVLEKPYYRKFVPQIDWEWMLVLGIVIGAFITAIIQGEFALIWVPSTFEAAFGSSSLLRLAVALVGGVLMGLGARWAGGCTSGHGISGTLQLAIASWIAVAVFFVSGIIVAFLLYGVIAP; translated from the coding sequence ATGGACTGGACTCCCTATCTCGCCGGCTTGGGGATAGGCATTCTCAGCTGGTTTACCTTCCTCCTCTCGGGCAGACCTCTCGGATGTTCGACGGCCTATGCCCGAACGAGCGCCATGATAGAGCGGGCTATCCGCGGCGATTCGGTGCTTGAGAAACCCTACTACAGGAAATTCGTCCCGCAGATCGATTGGGAATGGATGCTTGTCCTGGGCATTGTCATCGGAGCCTTCATCACAGCGATCATTCAGGGTGAGTTCGCTCTCATCTGGGTCCCCTCGACATTTGAGGCGGCATTCGGATCGAGCAGCCTCCTCCGGCTCGCAGTCGCGCTCGTCGGGGGCGTTCTGATGGGTCTTGGTGCCCGATGGGCGGGAGGCTGTACAAGCGGGCACGGGATCTCCGGGACACTTCAACTGGCGATAGCAAGCTGGATCGCTGTTGCCGTCTTCTTTGTAAGCGGAATCATCGTCGCCTTTCTGCTCTACGGGGTGATCGCCCCATGA
- a CDS encoding YeeE/YedE thiosulfate transporter family protein: protein MIERDGGALQRLRQNQSLQRLLGLVMGVAFGVFLQLGGVTRYDVIIGQLLLYDFTVVKVMLSAVAVGMVGVYLLVHLGLASLSIKPGSIGTTVLGGIIFGCGFAVLGYCPGTVAGAVGSGALDALFGGVVGILIGAAIFAELYPRLDASVLQRGNIPDTTIPELLGVRPGAVIVPMVILIVAVLYGIEYLGL from the coding sequence ATGATAGAGCGTGACGGCGGCGCTCTGCAGCGCCTTCGCCAGAATCAGTCCTTGCAACGGCTTCTGGGGCTGGTGATGGGTGTCGCGTTCGGGGTCTTCCTCCAGCTCGGGGGCGTCACCAGGTACGACGTCATCATCGGGCAACTCCTCCTCTATGATTTCACCGTGGTGAAGGTGATGCTCTCTGCGGTGGCTGTCGGCATGGTGGGCGTCTATCTGCTGGTACATCTTGGTCTTGCCAGCCTCAGCATCAAGCCGGGATCGATAGGCACCACGGTGCTCGGAGGAATCATATTCGGGTGTGGGTTTGCTGTCCTCGGATATTGCCCAGGAACGGTCGCCGGTGCAGTCGGATCGGGGGCGCTCGACGCTCTCTTTGGGGGGGTGGTCGGAATTCTCATAGGTGCCGCGATCTTTGCCGAACTCTACCCCCGTCTGGATGCATCGGTTCTGCAACGGGGGAACATTCCCGACACGACGATACCCGAACTTCTCGGCGTCCGTCCCGGGGCGGTGATTGTTCCGATGGTCATTCTGATCGTCGCCGTCCTCTACGGGATCGAGTACCTGGGTCTCTGA
- a CDS encoding AI-2E family transporter yields MYPSDPILEESAMPSDTSRIDPVTLALLSGILLAAAALFWPLLDVVILALSVAVVIYPVHRFLSRFMPGAAAAGATVAAVVIVLLASGAFVTLVLARNAEYLIGILGIIADWIAAPTLGEAGALLPIPQDDIAALFAGQAANLKASLSGTAALAPLMGVKIIVFFLTLYVALHKGAEAVKGLASHLPAAFGDAVGRMSKVTVDTLYAIYVVHVATSVITFFLALPFFYVLGYGHVLFYSVMAGVFQLVPIIGPSLIMLFLGIFALSIGDMRGAVLVALVGYPVVCALPDIYFRPLMMGRRASIHPVIMWIGFFGGLAVMGIIGFVLGPLFLALLVAGYATLIRGRRSGSAALILPESPELRSKV; encoded by the coding sequence ATGTATCCTTCGGATCCAATCCTTGAAGAGAGCGCCATGCCGTCCGATACCTCGCGCATCGATCCCGTCACGCTCGCGCTTCTCTCCGGCATTCTCCTTGCCGCCGCCGCTCTCTTCTGGCCGCTTCTCGATGTGGTCATCCTCGCCCTCTCGGTCGCCGTGGTGATCTACCCGGTTCACCGCTTTCTCTCCCGCTTTATGCCCGGAGCGGCGGCGGCCGGTGCGACGGTTGCGGCCGTCGTCATCGTTCTTCTGGCGTCCGGAGCCTTCGTCACGCTCGTGCTCGCCCGGAACGCGGAGTACCTCATCGGGATCCTCGGCATCATCGCCGACTGGATCGCCGCACCGACGCTCGGCGAGGCGGGGGCGCTGCTCCCGATACCGCAGGACGACATAGCCGCACTGTTTGCCGGGCAGGCTGCGAACCTGAAGGCGTCCCTCTCCGGCACGGCGGCGCTCGCCCCGCTTATGGGCGTTAAGATCATCGTCTTCTTCCTCACGCTGTACGTTGCCCTCCATAAGGGCGCCGAGGCCGTTAAAGGGCTCGCATCTCACCTGCCCGCGGCGTTTGGAGACGCGGTCGGCCGGATGTCGAAGGTCACCGTCGATACGCTCTACGCCATCTACGTCGTGCACGTGGCGACGTCGGTCATCACTTTCTTTCTTGCCCTCCCGTTCTTTTACGTCCTCGGCTACGGGCACGTTCTCTTCTACTCGGTCATGGCCGGCGTCTTCCAGCTCGTGCCGATCATCGGCCCGTCCCTGATCATGCTCTTCCTCGGTATCTTCGCCCTCTCCATAGGGGATATGCGGGGAGCGGTGCTCGTGGCGCTGGTCGGCTATCCGGTTGTCTGCGCCCTCCCCGACATCTACTTCCGCCCGCTGATGATGGGGCGGCGTGCCAGTATTCATCCGGTGATCATGTGGATCGGATTCTTCGGCGGACTCGCCGTTATGGGTATCATCGGATTCGTTCTTGGGCCCCTCTTCCTCGCGCTGCTCGTCGCGGGATACGCCACCCTGATCCGGGGCCGCAGATCCGGCTCTGCAGCCCTGATTCTCCCGGAATCGCCGGAGCTTCGGAGCAAGGTATAA
- a CDS encoding DUF2109 domain-containing protein, which yields MIALPLLGAIAVFAALRAVFERKTGRKLPYLNAMNFAIAGSLVLLLDHPLALVAAAAYFVGSTLESNAIASTYAGGILKDE from the coding sequence GTGATCGCCCTTCCGCTTCTCGGCGCCATAGCCGTCTTTGCCGCCCTCCGGGCGGTCTTTGAACGGAAGACAGGCAGGAAACTTCCCTACCTCAATGCCATGAACTTCGCCATAGCGGGTTCGCTCGTGCTGCTCCTCGACCACCCGCTCGCACTCGTCGCCGCCGCGGCGTACTTCGTCGGGTCGACGCTCGAATCGAACGCAATCGCGAGCACCTACGCGGGAGGGATACTGAAGGATGAATGA
- a CDS encoding DUF2108 domain-containing protein, which yields MNDLLASLYGAIALIGAVSALLQTNSFNKLISVGIIAGGVIPFLVDRGYLDVAIAVGLIIPVTTIIILLVCRRGAA from the coding sequence ATGAATGATCTTCTCGCGAGTCTTTACGGAGCTATCGCCCTCATCGGGGCGGTGAGCGCCCTTCTGCAGACCAATTCCTTCAATAAACTGATCTCCGTCGGGATCATCGCCGGGGGCGTCATACCGTTCCTCGTCGACCGCGGGTACCTCGACGTCGCGATCGCCGTCGGGCTCATCATCCCGGTGACGACGATCATCATCCTGCTCGTCTGCAGGAGGGGTGCGGCATGA
- a CDS encoding EhaE family protein: MTPEFLLGCAILLIGVVGVGFPREKTYVGRLINLEIPAFGLLLIMLSFDETLALLTFVGVTAISTFVLVRVIERRGEP, from the coding sequence ATGACTCCGGAGTTCCTCCTCGGGTGTGCGATCCTCCTCATCGGGGTCGTCGGCGTCGGGTTCCCCCGGGAGAAGACCTACGTCGGCAGACTGATCAATCTCGAGATCCCGGCGTTCGGGCTCCTCTTGATCATGCTCTCGTTCGACGAGACGCTGGCACTGCTCACCTTCGTCGGCGTGACGGCGATCTCGACCTTCGTCCTGGTGCGGGTCATCGAGCGGAGGGGTGAGCCATGA
- a CDS encoding DUF2106 family protein, with product MKRPGLLISRISRTVSDYTNLSALYALLVVAAVVIGMVTLPFIGYDEDQLYPKTIDRASSLDPYDRGGVPFGTTDVAAQYPENSPYLGYVTAYLTPFSAFLAGQTLHLGTTIVSHPGGITDEILYNTRGLDTVAETSILFVAFAIAAYLFRRDE from the coding sequence ATGAAGCGGCCAGGGCTCCTCATCAGCAGGATATCCCGGACGGTCTCGGACTACACGAACCTCTCGGCGCTCTACGCCCTGCTGGTCGTGGCGGCCGTCGTCATCGGCATGGTCACGCTGCCGTTCATCGGCTACGACGAAGACCAGCTCTACCCGAAGACGATCGACCGGGCAAGCAGCCTCGACCCCTACGACCGGGGCGGGGTGCCGTTCGGCACGACGGACGTCGCGGCGCAGTATCCGGAGAACTCCCCGTACCTCGGCTACGTGACGGCATACCTGACACCGTTCTCAGCGTTCCTGGCGGGGCAGACGCTCCACCTCGGCACGACGATCGTCTCGCACCCGGGCGGTATCACCGACGAGATCCTTTACAATACCCGGGGGCTTGACACGGTCGCGGAGACGAGCATCCTCTTCGTGGCGTTCGCCATCGCCGCATACCTCTTCCGGAGGGATGAGTGA